One region of Oryza sativa Japonica Group chromosome 10, ASM3414082v1 genomic DNA includes:
- the LOC4349139 gene encoding plant UBX domain-containing protein 10, with amino-acid sequence MAETVDDKVSYFQAVTGISDHDLCTEILAAHNWDLQLAVSSITANPSSPDPAPSAPLPPLAPREADLVAPHLPPPPQQQQQQQQPGIAWKLVTLPFYVVSGGVGLIAGSIRLGAWVAGGVLSRSLSILGLAQGGGGGGDRLLELPPSAAEAADFVAEFEREFGAGRGPHFVAEGFADALQRAQREYKLLFVYLHSPDHPDTPAFCGGCLCAEPVAAFIDENFVAWGGSIRRTEGFKMSNSLNASRFPFCAVVMASTNQRIVLLRQIEGPKSPEEMITTLQGAVEECSASLVAARIDAEERLNNQRLREEQDAAYRAALEADQARERQRREEQEKREREAAEAERKRKEEEEAQERAAQEAAEKEAALARRRQEKAMALGAEPEKGPDVTRVLIRFPTGERKERRFNSSTTITSLYDYVDSLDCLKAEKYSLVSNFPRVTYGPEKLSQTLEEAGLHPQASLFIEIEQ; translated from the exons atggCGGAGACCGTCGACGACAAGGTCAGCTACTTCCAGGCGGTCACCGGCATCTCCGACCACGACCTCTGCACCGAGATCCTCGCCGCCCACAACTGGGACCTCCAGCTCGCCGTCTCCTCCATCACCGccaacccctcctcccccgACCCGGCCCCCTCCGCGCCCCTGCCCCCGCTGGCACCGAGGGAGGCGGATTTGGTCGCGCCGCacctgcctccgcctccgcagcagcagcagcagcagcagcagccggggATCGCGTGGAAGCTCGTGACGCTCCCCTTCTACGTGGTCTCCGGTGGGGTTGGGCTCATCGCCGGTTCGATCCGTCTCGGTGCCTGGGTCGCCGGAGGTGTGCTGTCTCGCTCCCTCTCCATCCTCGGCCTCGCGCagggcgggggcggaggaggcgaccgGCTTCTCGAGCTGCCCCCgtcggcggccgaggcggctgACTTCGTGGCGGAGTTCGAGCGCGAGTTCGGCGCCGGCCGTGGCCCCCACTTCGTCGCCGAGGGCTTCGCGGATGCGTTGCAGCGTGCGCAGCGCGAGTACAAGCTTCTCTTCGTGTACCTGCACTCCCCTGATCACCCGGACACCCCTGCCTTCTGCGGTGGCTGCCTCTGCGCTGAGCCAGTCGCGGCCTTCATAGATGAGAACTTCGTTGCGTGGGGTGGTAGCATCAGGAGGACTGAAGGGTTCAAGATGAGCAACAGCCTGAATGCATCGAGGTTCCCTTTCTGCGCGGTGGTCATGGCGTCTACGAACCAGAGAATTGTGTTGTTGCGGCAG ATTGAGGGGCCCAAATCACCTGAAGAGATGATAACAACTCTTCAAGGGGCAGTTGAAGAATGCAGTGCATCACTCGTTGCTGCTAGGATTGATGCTGAAGAGAGGCTAAACAATCAACGCTTGCGTGAGGAACAAGATGCTGCTTATAGAGCTGCACTTGAAGCTGATCAG GCCAGGGAACGCCAACGGAGAGAGGAGCAGGAAAAGCGTGAAAGAGAGGCTGCAGAGGCTGAGAGAAAGCgcaaagaagaagaggaggctcAAGAAAGGGCTGCCCAAGAAGCAGCTGAGAAAGAAGCCGCTCTTGCAAGGAGGAGACAAGAGAAGGCCATGGCTCTTGGAGCAGAACCTGAGAAAGGACCAGATGTTACTCGA GTTCTTATAAGATTTCCAACTGGAGAGCGCAAAGAAAGGAGATTCAACAGTTCCACTACCATCACTTCACTGTATGACTATGTTGATTCTTTGGACTGCTTGAAAGCAGAGAAGTACAGCCTAGTTTCGAACTTCCCGAGGGTGACATACGGTCCAGAAAAACTCTCCCAAACGCTGGAGGAAGCAGGTTTGCATCCGCAGGCGAGCTTGTTTATTGAGATAGAACAATGA